The sequence AGGTTTTCTTCTGGAGCTTCCAGTCCGAGGTCTGTTTGAAGGACCACCTCTCCCTGAACCGCTGTCGCTTCTGGCACTGGTGATGCAACTGATGGTTCAACATCTGGAGTTGCAGTGCTTTCTGTTGTCTCTGCTGGAGGTACAGCTACTGTTGTAGTTTTGCAAAGTGTTCGCCGAGCTCTGCGTCTGAGGTCAGCCCGTGAACGTCGTCTGATACGGCCTTCCCTCCGTCTTCTTCCGACACTTCGTCTCTTGGGTGTAGCCACTGTAGCACACTCAGAGTCAAGAACTGCACTGGCAACATCTCCAGCATCACTCATTGTGAGCTTTAATGCCTCTTCTCTGGTCAACCCAGACCTGAagaaataaatgggaaaaaaaaataaaaaataaataaaaaataaaaacatttctaggAATTAagccttttaaaaatatttgaaaaaggcTATCAAACCTTTGGCCATGGTACTCCTCAAAGAATTTCTCCTTCCATGCTTCTACTTTTTTCTCCTTTTCCATCTCTTGCCTGAAGCGAACCTGCATCTCATGCGTGAACTCACCTTTAAGAGAGTAAAAATATTCCCAGTAAAAATATCCACCATTATAGTAAACTATGTAGAGTCACCTGTCGTGGTCAGTTTCTGTCACTTCTTTACATATATTACAGAACAATACTAAGAGATTTACCCTCAGCTAGACGCTCTTTCCAGCTCTGGGATGCATGAGTGAAGAATTCATTGTTGAGGGCCGAGCTGCTTAGCCGAGCAAGGCCATCAGGGCCAAcctacacacaataaaaaaaaataaataaaaaaaaactattatatacaaatataactaACTAGTGAATTTTAAAAGGCCTTTTAAGAAACATACCAGTCTGTCCACCTCTGGTAAAAGCTGGAGTAGTTGCTGCTGAGAGTGAGGAGGAAAAGCAGCAAAGGTGCGCGTGTTGATGAGAGCACGGATGTTGGTGTTGACTAGAATGGAGCCTGGAGTCTCAAAATCCACCTCCACTCCTCCTCGATTCCTTTTCATGGGACCTGCAAAATACAGTATTACATTGAGAGTACATATGATCATTGCTTAATGGAACCTTGCATGGCAGGaacatatttatgtaatatatttagagCAAACTCTGGTCTACATTCACAAAACTGTTGAGTGTATGATAATATGAATTCAAAGTGCTAGTAAATCTAAATAATCAGAGGGTGTTATAGCAGaactaataaagaaataataatagtttaattcCACCTGAGCTATTGATTAATCCACACAGCTTTTACATTATTTGTCAACCCAACATTACATTAGCCAGTGCTGCAATTAATAAACCAAAGCATAATGCACACTACAAAACATATCTTCAATGAAAATAGAGATGACAGTCTCTCACTAAGCTGGTCTTCGCTAGATCTGACAGAAACAAAGTACACTGACACTGGAAATGGTGTTTGAGGTGTTAGAggtcaaaacacatttttacacacTTTGAGACACCTGCATGGCAAGATACACATAGCAatagttgtttgtttattttccctACTCCATCCAAATGCATACATTTCTGGTTAGAAATAATGATAATTGGGACATAGTTTGACATTAGATTGGCTCAAACTTGTTAGCTATTCACCCCTTGTGTGTAATACCTGGAAAGGGGTTATTGAATAACTGATTTTCTATGGAAAGTGGTAAGCAAAGGGCTTAGGGGTAGTAATTAATACATGGGGGTCCTTGGTTTTCATCCTCTGTACCTGAACGAAGACCACGTATGCTCTTGAAGTGCTGGGTGCGCTTCCAGCCCAGCTCGGAGCGGGTACGGAGAGTGGGGCCTGGACCCCCCCTAGAACCTTCCCTGCGCCTCCCCGCTGCTCCTGAGGGTAAAGGTGGGGGAGGATGGAGGCTGGTGAGACTCTCTGAGAATGAGTGAGTGTGGGTAGGGCAGCTGAGGCATGAAGGCTAGTGGCACTAAATAGGCCAAAGTCACAGGCAAAGATTTGGCATGTGCGTGAAACACGAAAAGTCAAAGGGACGGATATCCCAAGGCACAGAAACAAAGAGGAATAGGGGTGAATGGATATCTCTAAGGTGCAAATGCAAAGCAGATATCCAAGGGGAACAGAGCTGGGCTGACAGGACAAACCAGAAACACTGCTTTTACACTGAGGGGTATTGATGATCAAGTGACAAACATGTCAGTGGCTTCTAGAAAAGATGCTGCTTTTAGTGCAAAGTTAACCAAGAAATAGAGGAGGCGGCTGTCAACAGGAGGGAACTGAGGGAAAAATGCCCTTGAGGAGACTGCACTATAAATGATTAGAGTGTGTCAGTGTGTAAAATTACAAACACTGTCAGGCCACTCAGATAAAGAGCATCCACAGTCAGAGGGAGCAGGTATACAAAACCACTGAAAAGTGGGGGGGAaacagaaaggggaaaaaaagtgaaCAAGAAAAAGAGCTATTGTAACCTGATGGGACGTGTTCACCGTTGACCTTGAGAGGAGTAAGCACTACACGGGGCATCATCACAGCTTTCTTCCTCTGTCTCCCTGACTGTAAGAGAGATGGGAAAAATAATCATGAGCACATATACACAGGTCCTCCACAGACATGGAAAATAGCAGCATGCTCGGAGgagaatttaatttcaaattccTGGTATATGTTGAGATTAGATTGTAGGgttgtgcaaaaaatcgaatgcgattttcatgcacatctcatcagtaaagacgctcctgtaattagaagtattatctccagcacgtgtgttcagatcagggttgtcatgttttcacaacaaatcctgcccagttgcttctcaaaactagtccaaaactaatcgcgattccaggaggttcccagataaataaaaaaattgcttcccggggtttaaatacacgtttgtttttttttggcatggttgtcttgtaAAAAATTCGCAtcttaggggctaaatatcacgttattggtattggggttgcttcgaaccgcggacatgaaaaactaccgcagacttggcaacactggttcaggtggagtggcagttactacacaagagccgtagtctaccgacaactaacacaaaatcgctttcaaaatcgacaaagaatcgccaccgattttaaaatcgattttgtgtagattgtcagtgaattacggctctgagtagtaaatgccaaccaatgttgtcaagtctgtggttgtttttcctgtccgcgggtcgaagcgaaaataccaataacgtgatatttagcccctaaaatgccaattttaccaaggcaaccatgccataaaacttacattttaaccccggaaagcattttttttttttatcggggaacctcctggaaacgcgattttGGACTAGTTTCGAGAAGcagctgggcaggatttgttgtgaaaacctggaaaccaatctgaacgcacgtgctggagatatacttctaattaaaggagcgtctttactgatgagatatGCATGAAAATCAcgttcgattttttgcacagccgtATTAGATTGTAGAATGTTAATGTTTTACCaataaaatattaagattaatGCAGGTACGGAGGATATAAAAGTAAGTAAGTGTCCTGGAGACGACAGTTTTAAGCTCATTCTCTATGGGAGCTGAGTGGCTGGCAGGGGATTGCAAGACTGACAAAGCAGTACAAGTGTCTAAgttcaacattaagcaaatgaTGGGGGAAAAGCATGAAGgcggccttaaagggatagttcaccaaaaaatgaaaattatgtcattaatgactcaccctcatgtcgttccaaacccttaagacctccatttatctttggaacacagtttaagatattaagAAAGGAcatcttatgctgcgttcacaccaaacatgAATAGAGCATTTGGCGAGATTtgttttcaatgttaagtcaatgtaaagacacgtttatgcgcgtctggaggtctcgcagcGTGGTGGACGCGAATTTGCCTCATttgcgcatctagttacaggagattctcagttatgaaaaggaccactGCAGACTGACAGcaaccggcttttgtggtggaaaattggcagtaatacccccaccttgcgcagctgtacgagtgtccctgggacatcagtgcggtcggagtgcgtcttctcaacagctggacatataacttggtgaataaaaaacgctctgctctggaccccaaAAATGTTTATCAACTTGTTTTCCTGttcaataaatttgtaatggcccaagcctttggaacgacatgagggtgagtcattaatgacataattttcttttttctgtgaactaaccctttatgtTTCAAAATCTGCTGATTGATGCCAGAGTATCTTGTGGATTCAGGgcttaaaaatcacaaaatattttactgcatttACTGTAAATGATCAACCAGGCAAATTATCCGTTTGGAATCTGATGATTTGTTCAAATCAAGAAATCCCCaacctgaaattaaaaaaaaagcaaaaggtcTTAGTCATGACTAATATTTTTCAGTGTTATGTGGGGTTTTCTTGATTTGACTCATAAAGTCAACTTTCGGCACTTCACTAATGACTCATTTTCACATAGTGACATCATGCATTCAACTGCCTTCTGGCATAACTGGTGATCTGAGGAGGAGTTTAGTGCTGTGCATAAGAATGATGGTGAAATGAAAATCCACTCTTGGAGGGTCCTGCATGTAAAAATTTGTTATGAAGGCGATGGTTTAGTGCAAAGGTGAAGTTAGGCACTGCTGGTACCTGTGAGGAGCGACTGAGTCTTGTCTGTGGTTCTGTGGAGCAAGAGGCACTGGAGGAAGTCTCATCCACAGAAGCTGAAACAGAGGAAACAAGCAGAACATCCATCAACAATACTATTGCagcaaatcacattttaatcCTTTTCTTGTGTTAATTTGATACACGGAGAGATCACTTGTCATAAACGTGATATTCATTGATTATTAAGTGCTCTGAACCGGTGAGCCAGTAAAACATGCAAAGatcatatttatttactaaaatcaCAGCCTTTTAAAGTTTAGTCATCACATTAGGCTGTATTGCTATTTCTGTCTATCCGTCCTCAAATTTAACACCTTTTCAAAAAGATCATTAAAACGTATACCATTCAAGATATGGTTTTTGATCAAAAACTGTTTAActgttaaaactgtttaaaaacctTCAGGAACCTGATAGAATAGCAGCTATTTCCTGACTGGTCAGATTctgaaaagacaaaatatttgtcACTGTATACTTTTCCCCCACATACTAGACCCCGACCAATATATTGTTTTGCCGATATGGTGGCAGAGCGTCACAGATCGTCATTCccagataatcgaaaatgggcaaaaaggcgggtgATGGTTTGTGAAACCACCCCACAGCGGCAATCCACTTGTCACTCAAGTGTCTGAGCCTTTAATTAAGCAGAACTTTAAGGGttagtataatttaatttaaaaatgggaAAGTACTGTACTATAATAAACCAAAAGAATATCAGTCAATATAtcggcattttttatttttactccctaatatcggtatcggccccCAAAAACTAtggtgaaaatatttttaaaagaaattaatagatACTGTTGATGTCTAGAAACAACAGCCTTTGAAATACCTTCCTTCCACATCTATCAAGAACAAAATGAATAAGATTTTCACACAAATTCAGAAAATAGAGCAAATGTGTAAATTTATTGTCACTTCCAGGCATAATTTTGCATATATTCTCCTTGACGCAACGCACAAATACATGTTCTAAAGCACTCTCATCTAGGTCACTGCTCGATGTGTCATGTGCCGCAGTATCCATGGCAACACACACatccaaagaaaaaagaaatcagtgTCTCACAGGCACTACATGCTTCTTAAGCTCAGGGTATTTAATGTTCATCACCATTTGAAATCAAAGCTTTTCTTAAAATGAAAAGATGGGGCCCCTACTTTTCAGTTCTTTTATATGCTTCTTTAATTTATAAGCCTGTTCCACTTACTGGAAAAGAGACTGAATGAATCAATTATGGGGAAAAAATTTAAAGAATGAATAGTCTACACACCATCATTTTCACCACTAGCAGCAGCTGTCTCTGTGGAGTCACAACTCTCCTGCTCTGCTCCTTCAACTGTTGATGTGGTGGATGCTGTTGGAGTGCCAGTCCCATCTCCAGACTCATTTGCAGTCGGACTCTTTGTCCACTGAAGTGCATTTTTCTGTAGGCATCAGTGGGTACATGCAGACACAGGATATGTAGCTCTTTCTTTGTGGGGTTTGGCATCATAATCCAGTTGCAAAACCAGAGTGAAATGTGTAAAGCACTGAAAGGAAGCTAGAGGGATTAATAGACTCTATACCTTTAGGGTAAACAAACTCATCCTTCCAGGAAGCTTGAAGAAAATACTGTtcttcactctgtctcctctGACCTGAGAGTGAAGCATGGTGACCAGGCAGGCTAGTGGAGCTGTGCCACTGAGGAAGGATGGAAAGTAGGGAACAAATGTCTAAGTGCTACTCAAGAAAGTAAGATTAAACTGttttagaggtaaaaaaaaaaaaaaaaaaatctatatataaatgaaaaaaaaaacaatagataaTTAAATTAATCTTACCTTCTATTTTGGGGTGAAGAAGGtttaagaaaaagagagaaacacaaaACAGAATTTTATAAAGATACTCAAACCCAGTCAAGAGGCAGCAAAAATCTacttataaacaaacaaacctcaagcattaaaaaaaatgtattattcacaaAAAGAAACAGTTTATACTAGACCTCATTTCTTTGAGCCCCTTTGTTTGGATGACATGCAGAATCTGTTTGGGTGTCATTGGGGCATCAGAAAAGTTCTCCAGAACCTGCAAGAGTTCAAACAAATAACACAAAATCAACAACTATACAATTTAGTATACAGTCAACTCacttttaattcattcatatttG is a genomic window of Carassius auratus strain Wakin chromosome 23, ASM336829v1, whole genome shotgun sequence containing:
- the LOC113041456 gene encoding putative Polycomb group protein ASXL1, translating into MKDKQKRKKERTWAEAARMVLENFSDAPMTPKQILHVIQTKGLKEMRSGTAPLACLVTMLHSQVRGDRVKNSIFFKLPGRMSLFTLKV